The Aureispira anguillae genome contains a region encoding:
- a CDS encoding PAS domain-containing sensor histidine kinase — translation MNDDFNEESLFDNLKIKHLANLFPDAILLMNLNDGLIYYANKAAASLTGFDVTELKGSFIAKLYPEIISSEKFYKIADKSIKDPLVLLEIDLERKDGTSIPTETNLSYSYDQKYILFVIRDKSLHKQKTTILQQIQNELKQKNKALEESNLEHQRLNAIINAIDEGAQKKIGESYFKTIVKLLNKSLDADSTFIAEVNKDRQQAKTLYWFNKIEQLENIVYDLKYTPCNDLSNYKTCIYPDNIQEAFPLDLFLKEENIVGYLGVPIYQEGEQEKSLILVSLFKTPIQRPSEKIKILNIFSQRIKNELVRTQLTLDLEKQNENVSEKKMLLKEIHHRVKNNLQVITSLLSLQSSFLKDEQTKEIFKSSQYRINAMAMVHEMLYQSNEISKINYKDYLEKLVNNLVRVMQKDHCPIEVIVDSPGVQLNIDTAIPLGLLINEVVTNSLKYGFQGRTSGKITLTLTALEATNFCLTIGDNGVGFPSNFDFDNIKSLGLKLIKRLSVQLRGKLERASNKVGTHYILHFKEIEQKS, via the coding sequence ATGAATGATGATTTCAATGAGGAGTCTCTCTTTGATAATTTAAAAATCAAGCACCTTGCTAATCTATTTCCAGATGCAATTTTATTGATGAACCTTAATGATGGCTTAATTTATTATGCCAATAAAGCTGCTGCAAGCTTAACGGGGTTTGATGTCACCGAATTAAAAGGTAGCTTTATTGCCAAATTATATCCAGAAATTATTTCTTCGGAAAAATTTTATAAAATAGCTGATAAATCCATTAAAGACCCACTCGTTCTTCTAGAAATTGACCTAGAAAGAAAGGATGGAACCTCTATTCCTACAGAAACTAATTTAAGTTATTCCTACGATCAAAAATATATTCTTTTTGTTATTCGGGACAAATCTTTACACAAGCAAAAAACGACTATTTTACAACAAATTCAAAATGAGTTAAAACAAAAAAACAAAGCACTAGAAGAGAGCAATTTGGAACACCAACGATTGAATGCAATTATCAATGCTATTGACGAAGGTGCTCAAAAGAAAATAGGAGAATCCTATTTTAAAACAATTGTTAAGCTCCTTAATAAAAGTTTGGATGCTGATAGTACTTTTATTGCCGAAGTGAATAAAGATCGGCAGCAGGCTAAAACCTTATACTGGTTTAACAAAATTGAACAGTTAGAAAATATAGTTTATGATTTGAAGTATACTCCCTGCAATGATTTGTCAAATTATAAGACCTGCATATACCCTGACAATATACAAGAAGCCTTTCCTCTAGATCTTTTTCTAAAAGAAGAAAACATCGTTGGTTATTTAGGAGTTCCCATTTATCAAGAAGGGGAGCAGGAGAAATCTCTTATTTTGGTTTCTTTATTCAAAACACCAATACAAAGACCCAGCGAAAAAATAAAGATTCTCAATATTTTTAGCCAAAGAATTAAAAATGAACTAGTTAGAACTCAGCTAACATTGGATTTAGAAAAGCAAAATGAAAATGTTTCTGAGAAAAAAATGCTCCTAAAAGAAATTCATCACCGAGTAAAAAACAACTTGCAGGTCATTACTAGCTTATTGAGTTTGCAATCTAGTTTCTTGAAAGATGAGCAGACCAAAGAAATATTTAAGTCTAGCCAATATAGAATTAATGCGATGGCAATGGTACATGAAATGCTTTATCAATCCAATGAAATTTCTAAAATAAACTACAAGGATTATTTAGAGAAATTGGTCAATAATCTTGTTCGAGTAATGCAAAAAGACCACTGCCCTATAGAAGTTATTGTTGATTCGCCTGGTGTGCAACTCAATATAGATACTGCTATTCCTTTAGGCTTATTAATTAATGAAGTAGTTACCAACTCTCTAAAATATGGTTTTCAAGGACGTACTTCAGGAAAAATAACACTTACCTTAACCGCCTTAGAAGCTACTAACTTTTGTTTAACGATAGGTGATAATGGTGTTGGTTTCCCAAGCAATTTTGATTTTGACAATATAAAATCTCTTGGACTAAAATTAATCAAAAGATTGTCTGTACAATTAAGAGGAAAGTTAGAACGTGCTTCTAATAAAGTTGGCACGCACTATATTTTACATTTCAAAGAGATTGAGCAAAAATCTTAA
- a CDS encoding response regulator encodes MEGKKIFIVEDDMIIQMFIERILGNLGLDIIGEARTGDETLAFLETNRPDFILMDIGLAGNKDGIETAEIINQKYQIPIIFLTGNSDKPTLARAQKTRPIGFINKPIDEASLKSVMKKYFKD; translated from the coding sequence ATGGAAGGAAAAAAAATTTTTATCGTTGAAGACGATATGATCATTCAGATGTTTATTGAACGAATCCTAGGCAACTTAGGATTGGACATCATTGGTGAGGCTCGAACTGGAGATGAGACACTTGCCTTTCTAGAAACCAATCGCCCTGATTTTATTTTGATGGATATTGGTCTTGCAGGAAACAAAGATGGCATCGAAACTGCTGAAATTATTAATCAAAAATATCAAATTCCCATTATTTTTTTAACGGGGAATTCTGATAAACCCACTTTGGCTAGAGCACAAAAAACCCGCCCAATTGGATTTATCAACAAACCCATTGATGAAGCAAGCCTAAAAAGTGTGATGAAAAAATATTTTAAGGACTAA
- a CDS encoding DUF5683 domain-containing protein, whose translation MFTRIFGLVFLLFVIKNNSAYAQKDSTVKESLGGTIEDAEFLRENLARKRRAKKAARREKFLSTLPKKHNAKAATLLALVPGLGQIYNRRFWKLPIVYGGLGALGYFTVSNYIDYGCFKRAYLHAVDDNPNTTYVCPSTPTATANELKIYRDNAQETAELFVLGLTVFYGLTIIDAFVDAHLMRFDIDDDLSMKIEPKVDYDFSTQRFVPSVGLAIVPRMKKNKPITPYF comes from the coding sequence GTGTTTACAAGAATATTTGGATTGGTGTTTTTATTATTTGTTATCAAAAACAATTCAGCTTATGCACAAAAAGATTCAACCGTCAAAGAAAGCTTGGGAGGCACCATTGAAGATGCCGAGTTTTTACGAGAAAATTTGGCAAGAAAAAGAAGGGCTAAAAAAGCAGCTCGCAGAGAAAAATTCCTTAGTACGCTCCCTAAAAAACACAATGCCAAAGCAGCGACTCTTTTAGCTTTAGTTCCAGGACTAGGTCAAATTTATAACCGTCGTTTCTGGAAATTGCCTATTGTATATGGCGGCTTGGGGGCTTTAGGGTATTTTACAGTGAGTAATTATATCGACTATGGTTGTTTTAAAAGGGCTTATTTACATGCAGTAGATGACAATCCTAACACTACCTATGTATGTCCTTCTACACCTACCGCAACGGCAAATGAATTAAAGATTTATAGAGATAATGCTCAGGAAACAGCAGAGCTTTTTGTGTTGGGATTGACGGTCTTTTATGGATTAACAATTATAGATGCTTTTGTTGATGCTCACCTTATGCGTTTTGATATAGACGATGATTTGAGTATGAAAATAGAACCCAAAGTTGACTATGATTTCTCAACACAACGTTTTGTTCCAAGTGTAGGATTAGCTATTGTACCAAGAATGAAAAAAAATAAGCCAATAACCCCTTATTTTTGA
- a CDS encoding peroxiredoxin, whose translation MEIGDQLPAFSLRNQNNELITSQDWIGSPVVIYFYPSDYTRICTAQACSFRNRFNDFESLDVRIIGISHNSVASHRKFATEYQLPFDILSDEKDEVRQLFAVPKGVFGLLSGRVTYIFDAKGKLIKHYQADFKAKEHIVKALDVVKTLI comes from the coding sequence ATGGAAATAGGAGACCAATTACCAGCGTTTTCGTTAAGAAACCAAAATAATGAATTGATAACTAGTCAAGATTGGATTGGTAGTCCAGTCGTAATTTATTTTTACCCTAGTGATTATACACGCATTTGTACAGCACAAGCTTGTTCTTTTAGAAATCGATTTAATGATTTTGAAAGCTTAGATGTTCGGATTATAGGAATTAGTCACAATAGTGTCGCTTCACATCGCAAGTTTGCCACAGAATACCAACTTCCGTTTGATATTTTGAGCGATGAAAAAGATGAGGTGCGCCAATTATTTGCCGTTCCTAAAGGCGTTTTTGGGCTGCTATCAGGGCGAGTTACTTACATCTTTGATGCCAAGGGAAAACTAATAAAACATTATCAAGCAGATTTTAAAGCAAAAGAACATATTGTCAAGGCCTTAGATGTTGTTAAGACACTAATCTAG
- a CDS encoding YebC/PmpR family DNA-binding transcriptional regulator, with translation MGRAFEYRKARKMKRWGQMAKVFTKIGREIALAIKQGGPDPDGNPKLRLAIQNAKVANMPKKNVEAAIQRASSKDAENLEEIVYEGYGPHGVPFIVECLTNNTTRTVANVRFYFSKEKGSLGTTGSVNFMFDRKGEFIFELGELDMDELELELIDGGADEIEISEGKVYVYTAYEDFGAMQAALENLKIEVEEASLQRFPQVTKELSEAEREDIERLIERFEDDEDVQKVFHGMA, from the coding sequence ATGGGAAGAGCGTTTGAATATCGCAAAGCACGCAAAATGAAGCGTTGGGGACAAATGGCAAAAGTATTCACCAAAATTGGTCGTGAGATTGCCTTAGCTATCAAACAAGGTGGTCCTGATCCTGATGGAAACCCCAAATTGCGCTTGGCGATCCAAAATGCAAAAGTGGCCAACATGCCTAAAAAAAATGTTGAAGCAGCGATCCAAAGAGCGTCATCCAAAGATGCAGAAAACTTAGAGGAAATTGTATACGAAGGCTATGGTCCTCATGGCGTTCCCTTCATCGTTGAATGCCTAACCAATAATACGACTCGTACTGTTGCCAATGTCCGTTTTTATTTCTCCAAAGAAAAGGGCTCTCTAGGGACAACGGGTTCGGTTAACTTTATGTTTGATCGCAAGGGAGAATTTATTTTTGAGCTGGGCGAACTAGACATGGACGAATTGGAATTAGAATTAATTGATGGTGGTGCTGATGAAATTGAAATTTCAGAAGGTAAAGTATATGTTTATACTGCTTATGAAGATTTTGGTGCCATGCAAGCTGCTTTAGAAAACCTCAAAATTGAAGTGGAAGAAGCTTCTTTACAACGTTTCCCACAAGTAACCAAGGAGTTATCAGAAGCTGAACGAGAAGACATTGAACGCTTGATTGAGCGTTTTGAAGATGATGAAGATGTACAAAAAGTCTTCCATGGAATGGCTTAG